One region of Culex pipiens pallens isolate TS chromosome 2, TS_CPP_V2, whole genome shotgun sequence genomic DNA includes:
- the LOC120416362 gene encoding uncharacterized protein LOC120416362 has protein sequence MKPGFNVPRYVQDGIRKAAASLQFSAHHTVDYDFRSFSTSACVAVIYQITLREEPREVTLLCKVPPADADDTVLALFEREVFVYQQLLPTFVQFQQEHDILPGTEEYIYGPACYYGHFNFQRREGLLILEDVGRRLFGNRNKFEPIDYDSGRLAMVQLGRFHAVSLALKEQHPELFARFQQLEDVSRDQVTNMEGFRDTMNTSFDQAIDTLNIHETVKKEKLTKLRDSFVEELKIIADSELSEPFCVVCHGDFSASNLMYSYNSGFPNRLIMLDWQLAKYGSPALDFLHFMFLSTDESFRRNHYDNMLQTYHNALRDHLERLGGDHATERFPLTTLMRLIKTQAKYAVTVAVLHVPLMMAIGGESGAAGEENGEEGRGNGQGGEGIDGRYQARMSGLLKDAFRLGYL, from the exons ATGAAGCCCGGATTCAACGTGCCCCGGTATGTCCAGGATGGCATTCGGAAGGCAGCTGCTAGCTTGCAGTTTAGCGCACACCACACGGTGGATTACGACTTTCGGAGCTTCAGTACGTCGGCTTGCGTCGCGGTGATTTATCAAATAACGCTGAGGGAAGAACCGCGCGAAGTGACGCTGCTGTGCAAGGTTCCTCCGGCGGATGCGGACGATACCGTTTTGGCGCTGTTCGAGCGGGAAGTGTTTGTGTACCAGCAGCTGCTGCCGACCTTTGTCCAGTTCCAGCAGGAGCACGACATTCTGCCGGGTACGGAGGAGTACATTTATGGTCCGGCTTGCTACTACGGACACTTTAACTTTCAGCGTCGGGAAGGTCTGTTGATATTGGAGGATGTTGGACGGAGGTTGTTTGGGAATCGTAACAAGTTCGAACCGATTGACTATGATAGTGGACGGTTGGCGATGGTTCAGCTAGGGAGATTCCACGCGGTATCACTCGCTTTGAAGGAACAACATCCGGAACTGTTTGCTCGATTCCAGCAGCTTGAGGATGTCAGTCGAGATCAGGTGACCAACATGGAAGGCTTCCGGGATACCATGAACACTTCGTTTGACCAGGCTATTGACACGTTGAACATTCACGAAACCGTCAAGAAGGAGAAGCTGACCAAGCTGAGAGATTCATTCGTAGAGGAACTAAAGATTATCGCCGACAGTGAACTGTCGGAACCGTTCTGCGTAGTATGCCACGGGGACTTTAGTGCCAGTAACCTCATGTACAGCTACAAT AGTGGCTTCCCGAACCGACTCATCATGCTGGACTGGCAACTGGCCAAGTACGGCTCGCCGGCCCTCGACTTTCTGCACTTTATGTTCCTCAGTACGGACGAGTCCTTCCGGCGGAACCACTACGACAACATGCTCCAGACGTACCACAACGCGCTGCGGGATCATCTGGAGCGACTGGGCGGGGACCACGCGACGGAACGGTTCCCGCTGACGACGCTGATGCGGCTGATTAAGACGCAGGCCAAGTACGCCGTTACGGTGGCCGTGCTGCACGTCCCGTTGATGATGGCGATTGGTGGGGAATCGGGAGCGGCAGGGGAGGAGAACGGAGAGGAGGGAAGGGGAAACGGGCAGGGTGGGGAGGGGATTGATGGAAGGTATCAGGCTAGGATGAGTGGGCTGCTGAAGGATGCGTTTAGGTTGGGGTATTTGTGA